A stretch of DNA from Euzebyales bacterium:
GCGCTCCGGGCACGTCTCACCGCTGGCCTCAACCCGGTTGTGCCTATGACACCAGTGGTACTCGTCGTTCACTGCGGACCGCCTTGGGTTCGATGGGCACGCCGTGTGCGTGTACCCCGTTGCGATGCCAGCGCTAACACGGCGTCATCGCGCCGCCGGGGTCGGGAGGTGGATCGCGCCGCGCGCCACGTTCATGGGCGCGGGACCGTCGGGCGGCGCGACGGCAGCGTGCGACAGCCAGTCGGTCAGCCACGCGGGCGCGGCGTCGGCCCGCCGCGCCGCAGGCTCCTCGGCAGGGGCCCCGAGCCGCGCGAGCAGCTCACCCAGCGACATCGCCTCGGGTCCCACCAGGCCGAGGCGCATGTGCAGGTCTGCGGCCGCGGCGCGCTGCCGATCGGCTGCGATGACCGCGCGGGCCACGTCGCCGAGGTGGATCGGCGCGTGCGGCGTGTCGAGGTCGACCGCGGTGGCCGGCACCCACCCTGCGGCGAGCCGCCTGGTGAGCGGGTCGGCGGGCCCGTACCGCACAGCGGTCGACAGCGTGACGGTCTCGACGGGCAGGTCCTCGAACAGATCGTCGATCTCGTCCAGAGCAGCAAGGTACGGATTCGCCGGGTCGGCGGCGAGCTCGCGGACCCACACCAGCCGCCGCACGCCGGCCCCCAGCAGCGCACTCGCGAGCGTCGCGGCGTCCGCGACCTGCGCGGCCGGATCTTCCAGCGGTCCGACGACGCAGTGCGCGACGGTGTGCACCTGCGCGAGTGCCGCCTCCATGTGCCCCTCATCGTCGAGCTCACCCACGGCGACCTTGCAGCCACGCGCGCGGAGTGCGGCGGCGACGTCGTCGCCGACGGAGGTCGCGTCGAGGAAGGCACGGACCTCACCGCCGGCCGCCAGCAGCTGCTCCGTCACGGCGGCACCGAGGCCGTGCTCGGCTCCGGTCACCAGCACGGGCATGGCCGTCAGGCTAGCGCGCAGCCGACTCGCCCCGGCGATCGAACGCCCGCGATGGGTCAGTCGTCGGCGAGGCCGTGCGTGCCGCGCAGGGGCACGAAGCGCGCCGCACCGAGGTGTCGGTCGACCACCAGGGCACCGTCACGCTTGACGTAGCGCACCAGGTCGTCGCCGCGTTGCTCACCGAGCGGCTGGATCAGTCGCCCGCCCTCGGCCAGCTGCTCGACGAGCGGCGGCGGCACCTCGGCGAACGCGGCGGACACGACGATGGCGTCGAACGGTGCGTGCTCGGGCCAGCCGAGGGTCCCGTCACCAACGGTGAGGACCACGTTGTGGATCTGGCGCGAGGCGAGGTTGCCGCGGGCCCTCTCGACCAGGTCGGTGAAGCGGTCGATGCTGTAGACCTGGCCGGCGACGAGTGCGAGCAGTGCGGTCTGGTATCCCAGGCCGGTCCCGACCTCGAGCACCCGGTCGTTCGGGCCGAGCTCGAGCGACGCGACGATGTGTGCGATCAACGTG
This window harbors:
- a CDS encoding NmrA family NAD(P)-binding protein codes for the protein MPVLVTGAEHGLGAAVTEQLLAAGGEVRAFLDATSVGDDVAAALRARGCKVAVGELDDEGHMEAALAQVHTVAHCVVGPLEDPAAQVADAATLASALLGAGVRRLVWVRELAADPANPYLAALDEIDDLFEDLPVETVTLSTAVRYGPADPLTRRLAAGWVPATAVDLDTPHAPIHLGDVARAVIAADRQRAAAADLHMRLGLVGPEAMSLGELLARLGAPAEEPAARRADAAPAWLTDWLSHAAVAPPDGPAPMNVARGAIHLPTPAAR
- a CDS encoding protein-L-isoaspartate(D-aspartate) O-methyltransferase; amino-acid sequence: MPARGRTSLVERAAALGVTDQRVLDAMARLPRVAFVPPSARLIANRDAPIPIGHGQTTSQPTLIAHIVASLELGPNDRVLEVGTGLGYQTALLALVAGQVYSIDRFTDLVERARGNLASRQIHNVVLTVGDGTLGWPEHAPFDAIVVSAAFAEVPPPLVEQLAEGGRLIQPLGEQRGDDLVRYVKRDGALVVDRHLGAARFVPLRGTHGLADD